TAAATTAATTCGCTCACTGAATGACGCACTTGGCTTAAGTTCTATCATTGTTTCGCACGACGTTACTGAAGTGATGAGCATTGCTGACTATGTGTACATAGTTGCAGAGCAACAAGTGATTGGCCACGGCTCTCCTGATCAAATAAGACAATCAGACTCTCCGCTCGTGCAGCAATTCCTTAATGGGCACTCGGATGGTCCTGTACCATTCCACTTTAAAGCGAAACCATACTCTGAAGACTTGTTAAAGGTAACTCATTAAGATGATGTCGTTCTTTCAAATAGTGGGCGCAACCACATTATCGTATTTAGCCGGGCTCGGGCGCGCTGCATTTATGTTATTAAGTGCCATTTTTACTGTGCCAAAACCAGGTAAAGCTCTGCCACTACTCATTAAACAAATTCATGTAGTGGGTGTACGCTCTTTAATGATTATTATTGTCGCTGGCTTGTTTATCGGCATGGTATTGTCATTACAAGGCTATACTGTTTTAGTTGATTATGGCGCTGAGGATAGCCTTGGCCCTATGGTATCGTTGTCACTATTACGTGAGCTTGGCCCAGTTGTTACTGCCTTACTATTTGCCGGGCGTGCAGGCTCTGCACTAACCGCTGAAATTGGCCTGATGAAAGCAACCGAACAGCTAACCAGCATGGAAATGATGGCAGTTGATCCATTAAAACGCATTATTGCTCCTCGTTTTTGGGCTGGCGTTATAAGCATGCCATTGTTAGCACTTATATTTTCTGCCGTAGGTATATTAGGCGGTCATATTGTTGGCGTAGAATGGCTAGGTGTTGACAACGGCAGCTTCTGGTCAATCATGCAAGCTAATGTAGATTTAGTGGATGACGTATTTAACGGTATCATCAAAAGCATTGTGTTTGCCTTTATTGTAACTTGGGTAGCGCTATTTAAAGGTTATGATGCCATGCCTACGTCAGAAGGGATCAGTAAAGCAACCACAGAAACAGTAGTACATGCATCACTTGCCGTACTGGGTTTCGACTTTGTATTAACCGCGTTAATGTTTGGATAATTTAGGATAAACGAGAGAAAACTATGATAAGCCGCAAAATTGAAATTATGGTAGGCATTTTTATCACATTAGGTGTGATGGCATTTGTTATGCTGGCGTTAAGCGTTGCCAATGCAGGAGCGGTAGGAACAGGCGAAACATATAATTTATACGCTAAATTTGACAATATTGGTGGATTAAAAACTCGCTCGCCAATAAAAGTAGGCGGTGTAGTGGTAGGCCGTGTAACCGCTATTAAGTTAGATCCTGAAGATTATTCTCCGGTTGTGACCATGTCTATTGCTCAATCTTATAATAATTTTTCTGAAACCAGTTCTATCTCTATACTTACATCAGGCCTACTTGGCGAACAATATTTAGGATTAGAACCTGGATTTATAGACGAAAGTGTTGAAATACTTAAAGGCGGTGACTATATCGAAGATACTAAATCAGCGCTTGTGCTTGAAGAGCTCATTGGACAGTTTTTATTTAATCAAGGAACAGATGACTAATAAGGAACCACTATGTTGAAATACCTACACACTTTTATTATTGCAGTTATTTTATCGCTATCTTTTCAAGCGAGCGCAAACAACGAAGAAAATCCGTATAAGCTGATTGAACGCGTCGCAGATAAAACGTTTAAGCGTATCGCTAACGAACAGCAAGTAATCAAAAATCAACCAGAACACCTGAAAAAAGTCGTTACGGAAGAATTGTTGCCGTATGTCGATTACCGCTACGCGGCTTATAAAGTGTTGGGTAAAAATTTCCGAAAATTCACAGCCGAACAGCGCGAAGACTTCGTGCACGCATTTCGCGATTATTTAGTTTCTACTTATGCAGGTGTGCTTACACTTTACAAAAATCAAGCGGTGATTTTTGAGCCTGAACAATCTGTAGACGGTAAAAAAATCGTTATGATCACCACTAAAGTGATTGATGAAGGCAAGCCTGATATCAAAATTAATTTCAAAGTGCGTAGAACTAAAACCCAAGGCTGGTTAGCTTATGACATGGTAGCAGAAGGTATTTCACTGCTAGACAGTAAACGCGCTGAATTAGGTGGTCTGATTATGCAACAAGGGTTAGACAGTGTAACAAGTTTACTGAAAGAAAAAGCAAAGCGCCCGATTGAAATAAAAGAAAAAGACGCCAAATAAATGAGCATGAATTTACGTTGGGAGCCTGCTTCTAATCTTCTGAATATATCGGGTGAGCTAAATCGCACTAGTATTTTAGCTCATTACCCGATAAAAAAGTCTAACTTTAGTGGCCAGTCTCTTACTGTTAATATGAACGACACCGTGAGTGTTGATACTGCTGGCGTAGCTTGGTTATTGCATTTAATTGAAACTGCAAATGCTGCCAACTGCAACATATCATTTCAGCACCTGCCACAACAGCTAGTTGATATTGCTACTGTAACAGATGTATTACCTTTATTAGACAATACTGCTGTTTAAAACTTAACACAGAACGCCTAGCACATTGTAGCGCTAGGCTGTATAGTTCCACCCTTTCCTATTAAGTTTTGTAATGCCATATCATGGTGACAAACCAAATTTATTATGAGTACTTCCATGGAACCAGAACAAATAAAAACATTGCTTACTACTGAACTGTCTCTTGACGAAGTATATGTAAAAGTAGAAGGCAGCCACTACGAAGTGATCGCTGTTGGTCACTGCTTTGACGGTGTAAGCCGCGTAAAAAAACAGCAGCTAATCTATGCACCATTGATGGCGCATATTAAAGATGGAACAATTCATGCCGTATCCATCAAAGCCTACACTCCGGATGAATGGGCAAGAGATAAAAAACTAGTTATGCCTTCTTAAGGAATCCCTTCATTCATGAATCAATTTCAAATTTTAGGTGGTAATTCATTAAATGGTGAAGTCACCATTTCCGGCGCTAAAAATGCGGCATTACCCATTGTTATCGCCACACTATTAACACCTGACACTGTTTCATTGAGCAATGTGCCAGAACTACGTGACATTGACACTTCTGTTGAGTTACTCGACCACCTAGGTGTAAAAGTAAACCGAAACGCGGGTAATATGGAAATCAGTGCTGCAAACATTACCAGTTTAGAAGCCCCCTACGAAGTAGTTAAAAAAATGCGTGCTTCTATTCTCGTATTAGGCCCTATGTTAGCTCGTTTTGGTAAAGCGCATGTCTCGTTACCGGGCGGCTGCGCTATCGGGGCACGCCCTGTAAATTTGCACATTGATGGCCTGCGAAAAATGGGGGCACAAATAGAGCTGGAAGGTGGTTACATTAATGCGTCTGTTGCAGGACGATTAAAAGGCGCTCGCATTGTAATGGACATGGTGAGCGTTGGTGCTACAGAAAACTTATTAAGTGCTGCAGTTTTAGCTGATGGCGAAACAATCATTGAAAATGCCGCCCGTGAACCAGAGATTATCGATCTGGCTAACTTCCTAATCAAAATGGGCGCCAAAATTAAAGGTGCGGGTAGCGACACTATTGTGGTTGAAGGTGTTGCCGAATTGCACGGGTGTGAGCACAGCATTTTACCAGACCGTATTGAAACCGGCACATTTCTAGTAGCCGCTGCAATGACAGGGGGCGACGTTGTTTGCAACCATACGGCACCTTATCTACTCGATGCCGTGATCGAAAAGCTTCAGCAAGCTAATGCAGTGATCACAACGGGTAACGACTTTATACGCATTTCAATGCAGAGCAATCGCTTAACCGCTGTGAATATTAAAACTTCACCGCACCCAGGCTTTGCCACTGATATGCAAGCTCAGTTCACCGCACTCAATGCTGTTGCCGCAGGCACAGGCACCATTACTGAAACCATATTTGAAAACCGATTTATGCATGTCCCTGAGCTGCAACGTATGGGTGCCAATATTCGCCTAGAAGGTAATACCGCTATATGTGGTGATACTGAGCGCTTAACTGGTGCTCAAGTGATGGCAACCGATTTGCGCGCATCAGCGAGTTTAGTGTTGGCAGGTTTAGTTGCTGAAGGCACCACGATCGTTGACCGTATTTATCATATCGACCGTGGTTATGAAAAAATAGAAAACAAACTACAGCCTCTTGGTGCAAATATTATACGGGTCAATAAATAAGCGTTCATTCTCACTTTTTGGCGTATAAGTTTAATGTTATGCGCCAACTTCCACTATTTAAATCAAGTTTTCAATTAATTTAATCCGCCATTCTTATTAACACTTTCCGTTACATAAACCGACTTTATTTCACTTCACTCATCCTTTATGCTTATTTATATGTTTAAAAATTCATCAAAGGCGTAGACATATACCCTACATTTTTTTAGTATGTGAAACGTAAGTTAAAAATAATAATAAAAATAGCGACGATGACTTCTATCACATTGAGTGATATATGCACGATCGCGCAACAAACTTAAAGGTTGGTGAAGTTATGAGTTTAACGGATATAAACACCACTAATGGGTTCTTGGTTACTACTAGAGAACTTAATCTACAGGCTAATGAGCGACTAAGTTTTTTTCTAAAACTACTACAAACGTCGAATATTAATCTTAAACAACAAGAAACATTTCCAAATTCGTCTGAGGCTGAGTCATCACATTGGTACTTTATTGATGTGGCTGATTATGACTTATCACGTCGGCTAATTACAGAAATCAAAGAGCTAGCAGCTGCGGCTAATGTAGTGTTAGTGAATGCTAAAGAAAAAGATATTGATGAATGCATGTGCGTTGTCCATGGTATTCGTGGCGTATTTTATCAAAAAGATAAGCCAGATATGCTAATGAGAGGCATTGAGTGCCTGAAGCGACATGACCGATGGTACAAGCGCGAAACCATGAATTCAGTGATTAATAAGTTACTAACTGTGCCACGTACCTCGCCTGAACAACCGCCAGGGCGCTCCATTGTTGAGTCTAACTTAACGAAGCGAGAGTCTATGATCATTAAACTGATCTCTAGTGGCGCTAAAAATAAAGAAATAGCCGATCAATTAAATATTAGTGCCAATACGGTTAAAACCCATATCTATAGTATTTTTAGAAAAACTCAATCTAGAAATCGTGTAGAACTATTAACGTGGAGCCAACGGTTCCAACCTTCTGTGTATAACTAAAATACGCAAAATCCTCGACAAGGTTATTATCACTTGCTCTCGTGTTTGCTTACTCTAGGATTGCTATTAGAGTGGCAAACCGCTGAGCTGTCATCAATACACTCACCATAAAATTTCCATATTAATCAAGTTACTTTCCATATATCCTTAAACCAGCTGCTTTGCCAATGCTTGAATTAAAGCAAGGCTTTATGCAACGCACCTAACATACAACGGGTATATGAACTGAACTGGAATGTTACCTCAATGAAAAATCACATCATCAACACATTTTTAGCTGCATCATTCTGTCTTAATTTCCTTGTTGTGCCGCACACACAAGCCGACGAAACGCTGTTGCCTCCCATTGAAAAATGGTCTGGTAAAAGCCTAGCGCTCATCGAAAAACGAGATAGTAAATGGCAAACCCCTTTTGAAAAAGCTAACTTAACGCACACGCCTAATTATGACGAATCAATTAATTTTCTCACCAAACTCGCCAGCTCAGAGCCGCGCTATCACATAACGTCAATTGGTAAAAGTGCACAAGGCAGAGATATATGGATGCTGATCGCCTCACAAGAAGGTGTAAAAACACCCAACGCACTTAAAGCCAATAAAAAACCAACGGTACTCATTCAAGCAGGCATACACGCAGGAGAGATAGATGGCAAAGATGCAGGTTTAATGTTGCTACGTGATATTAGTAAAAACAACAAAGCGCATTTATTGAACCAAGTAAACCTGTTATTTATTCCTATTTTAAATACCGACGGTCATGAACGTTCTAGCCCATATAACCGTGTTAACCAACGTGGCCCTAGCAATATGGGTTGGCGCACCACTGCGCAAAACTTAAATTTAAACAGAGATTATGCCAAAGCCGACGCACCTGAAATGCAGGCTTTATTTAAAGCCATCAACCAATGGCAGCCAACGTTATATTTAGATATTCATGTAACAGATGGCGAAGATTACCAATACGATATTACTTATGGCTTTAACGGAGAACATGGTTACTCACCAAATATTAGTCGTTGGCTTTCAACAGCATTGTCACCTGCTATTAATCAGCGCTTAAAAGAGCATGGCCACCTTGGTGGACCACTGGTATTCGGGATGGATAAATATAATTTTACCAAAGGATTATTCGGCTGGACTGCTACGCCACGTTATAGCAATGGCTGGGGTGATATTAGGCATCTACCAACGATACTCGTTGAAAATCACTCATTAAAACCTTATCACCAACGTGTATTAGGTACATACGTATTTCTCGAAGCCACAATTAATAAGCTTGCAAGCGACGCTAATACATTGAAAGCAGCAATTAGCCAAGACATTAAACAAAAGCATAAAACGCTAACTCTTGCTTGGTCTTCCGATACGCAAAACCCCGAATATATTGACTTTCAAGGCATTGAATATCGTAATGCTGTTGACCCGCTGACGGGGATTAAATATGTCGAGTGGACCGGAAAAGCGCAACGTTATGAAAAGTTACCCGTCTACTGGTCACGTATTCCAAAAACAACTGTGTCGATACCAAGCGCTTATTATATTCCGCCTCAATATCAGGATGTAATACACCGTTTGACAGTACAGGGCATAAAATTCGATCGATTATTAGAAGCGAAAAACCTAGCAGTTACCCAATTAACGGCTAGCAATTACTCCTTTGGCAAAGTACCTTTTGAAGGGCGTTTAACGGTGAATGCTGAATTCAACGCAAATCAATTAACTACCCTGCTACCCGCTGGCACGGTAAGAGTCCCAACATCACAAAAACTAGGACTATTAGCCGTTGCGTTGCTCGACCCAAGAGGTCCAGATTCTCTTTTTAGCTGGGGCTTTTTCAATCAAATTTTTCAGCAAACAGAATATATTGAAAGTTATGCAATGGTGCCGCTAGCACACAAGTTATTGCAGCAAGATGCAACATTAAAAGCCGCTTTTTACGAAAAGTTCGGCAAACAAACACAACCAGAAACAACCGTAGAAAATAACAAAAATGCTGGCTCCCTTTCAGAGTTATTTTCGGGAGAGTCAGACGAAAAGATGAAGTGGCTATATAAGCACTCAAAGTATTACGATAATCAGCACTTAAAATACCCAATACTGATGGCGTATTAAGGACTTAAAGCAAACAGCAATAGAAGAGTTGTTTTAAAACACTCTTCTACATTTTTATGGTTGATATGCTTGAACTATGTTTACTATTCGGGAGATAAAGCAACTACCCTAGCATGCCGCCACAGCCAGATAATAATTGCTGTGACTACGAGCAGCGGAATACAAATCATCAATAACCCATTCCACCCTAACCCTGCAACTACCCAGCCAGCTAATAGTGATGCTGTCGCTTGCGAAGAGAAAATCACCAAATCGTTAAACCCTTGCACTTTAAATTTTTCAGCATGATTGTAGCTTAACGGTAATAGCGTCGTAGCTGTAACAAACATAAAATTCCAGCCAATACCTAATAAAATTAACGCCCACCAATAATGCATATAGTGCTGACCAAACAAGCCAATAACGATGCACGCTAATAAAGTGGCAATGCCAATATAAAGAACAGCAGAATGACCTAATCGTTGTATTAATTTACCCGTAAAAAAGGACGGTAAGTACATCGCTATAATATGACTCTGGATCACCCATTTAGTATCAGCGATATCAAAACCACTATGAATATGCATACTAATCGGCGTTGCCGTCATAATAAAACTCATCACACTAAATGCGACAGCAGCCGATAATAAAGAAGAGATAAATAGTGGGTGCACTATAATTGCTTTTAGTGGTCTAGCTACCTCATTAATTGTTTGCTCATCAACCTCGACTGGGTTAAAGAAATAAATCACGGTCAACGCTGCGCCTAGCAATACTGTTAATAATAAAAAAGAACCCGCAAATTCAACATCCAATAAGTCTTTACCTAGCAACGCAGTCTCTGGCCCCAAAAATGCGGCAAGCAACCCCGCAAGTAATAAAACTGAAACAGCCTGACTTGCTTGCTTGGTGTCAACCGATTCGATTGCGGCAAACCTGAATTGCTGTGACGCGGCCATGGTGATGCCAAATAACGTAATACTGATACAAAATAACGTAAAGCTGTTCAACATAATGCTCATGCATGCAAACAGGGTATTTAGTAAACCTATTAACATCGCTAACTGAAATCCACGCTTGCGGCCAACTTTCGCGATCACTCTGACGACAGGTAACATAAATACCGCAATCCCCACTACCATAAGCGCAACAGGTAATGTGGCAAGCGATTGATTTGGCGCAAGTTGAATACCTACAAAGCCACCAACAAACACAACTAATGGACCAATAGATCCCATCAGCGCTTGAGCCAACATCAAAATATATACATTAGGATGCAGTTTATTTGAAAACAAAGAAAGCATGACGTGTTACTACTATCTAGAAGGTAAGAATACGATGTTTAACAATACTCGCCGATAAAAATTATACAAGTAACAATGAGAAAATATTAATAATTTTAGGGGCTAACTGAAAAGCAAAGCCCAACCATCAGAAAGTGCTGCCATCGTATGAATGCAGCACATGACCAGTTAAAGGCTAAAGATAAAAGCAAAAATAAATTATAGGAATAGCTCGTGAATATTACTTAATTCAGTTTTACCTGATGTAATTTCATCCGGGGTTAACCCAGACAACTCATGCGGGAAAACCAACCACTCTTCACTTTGCTGAACATAATAATCAGGTTCAATATCTACCTTATTATTCTTCGGTTTATACCACGGACACGCAATGCGAATATCACTTGGCGTATTTAAACGAGAAAGTTTATTAATTTGCTTGAGCAATGCATCAATACTTCGACCTGAATCAAATACATCGTCAACAATTAATAAAGAATCACTGGCATTCGCATTTTCAATTAAATAATGCAACCCATGCACTTTAATTTCGCGCGATTGTTGATTAATTCCGTAATAAGAAGAAGTACGAACAGCAATATGGTCCGTTTTAATATTTTTAAAATCAAAAAACTCTTGTACTGCGATGCCTATTGGCGCACCACCGCGCCAAATACCAATAATGAAATCAGGCTTGAAACCTGATTGGTATACTTGATGTGCTAAGCGAAAAGAATCTTCTAGTAGTTCTTGCGAAGTGATAAAGCGTTTGCTGGTCATGGTAGTTCCAAGTCGACAATTACAGTATCTAAACAATTATAATTAACTTCACTATAACGTCACGATAATTCTTGGATAAAACTCAATTAAATACTTATAAATACAGTAAATTTAAACCGTCATACGATAAAGTAATAAAAAAAGCGCAAGCAGAACTAAATTAAGTTGGTTGTTTGTGTATAAAAATGATAAAATCCCGCGGCTTTTTTAACCAATTCAATAGATTTAAATAGAGTAAGACGATGGCAGATTTGTCCAAATACAGAAATATAGGCATATTCGCACACGTTGACGCGGGTAAAACCACAACGACTGAGCGTATTTTGAAACTTACTGGTAAGATCCATAAAACTGGTGAAGTACATGACGGTGCAGCAACAACTGACTTCATGGAACAAGAAGCTGAGCGTGGTATTACAATCCAGTCAGCTGCAACAACTTGTTTCTGGAAAGACCATCGCATGAACATCATCGATACTCCAGGACACGTTGACTTCACTGTTGAAGTATACCGTTCATTAAAAGTACTTGACGGTGGTGTAGGTGTATTCTGTGGTTCAGGTGGTGTTGAACCTCAATCAGAAACTAACTGGCGTTACGCTAACGAATCTGAAGTTGCACGTTTAATTTTCGTAAACAAATTAGACCGTTTAGGTGCAGACTTCTACCGCGTTGTAGACCAAGTAGAAAACGTACTTGGTGCTAACCCACTAGTAATGACGTTACCAATTGGTACTGAAGATGACTTCGTTGGTGTTGTAGACGTACTTTCTCAAAAAGCGTACGTTTGGGACGACACAGGTCTTCCTGAAAACTACGAAGTTGTAGACATTCCAGCTGACATGGTAGACGATGCGCAAGCATACCGTGAACAGCTTATCGAAACAGCTGTAGAGCAAGACGACGAGCTAATGATGGCTTACATGGAAGGTGAAGAACCTTCTTTAGAAGACATTAAGCGTTGTATCCGTAAAGGTACTCGCGAGCTAGCGTTCTTCCCAACTTACTGTGGTTCAGCGTTCAAAAACAAAGGTGTTCAGTTAGTACTAGACGCTGTTGTTGATTACCTACCTTCTCCTACAGAAGTTGACGCTCAGCCTCTTACAGACAAAGACACTGGTGAAGCAACTGGCGAAGTAGCAACTGTAGCCGTTGAAGAACCATTCCGCGCGTTAGCGTTCAAAATTATGGATGACCGTTTCGGTGCACTTACTTTCGTACGTATCTACTCAGGTACTGTGAAGAAAGGTGACACAATCCTTAACTCATTCACAGGTAAAACTGAACGTGTTGGTCGCATGGTAGAAATGCACGCAGACGACCGTACTGAACTAGATTCAGCACAAGCGGGCGACATTATTGCTATCGTTGGTATGAAGAACGTTCAAACTGGTCACACTCTTTGTGATCCTAAGCATGAATGTACCCTTGAACCAATGATCTTCCCAGAGCCTGTAATCTCTATCTCTGTAGCACCTAAAGATAAAGGTTCAACTGAGAAAATGGGTATCGCAATTGGTAAAATGGTTGCTGAAGATCCATCTTTCGTTGTTGAAACTGACGAAGACTCAGGTGAAACCATCCTTAAAGGTATGGGTGAACTTCACTTAGATATCAAAGTTGATATCCTTAAGCGTACTTACGGTGTTGACCTTGAAGTGGGTCAGCCTCAGGTTGCTTACCGTGAAACTATCACGCGTGAAGTTGAAGATAGCTACACTCATAAGAAACAGTCTGGTGGTTCTGGTCAATTTGGTAAAATCGATTACCGTATCAAGCCAGGTGAACCAGGTTCAGGTTTCGTGTTCAAATCAACTGTTGTTGGTGGTAACGTACCTAAAGAGTTCTTCCCTGCTATCGAAAAAGGTTTTGCTAGCATGATGGAAAACGGTGTTCTAGCTGGCTTCCCAGTACTAGACGTTGATATCGAGCTATACGACGGTGGCTTCCACGCAGTTGACTCATCAGCAATCGCGTTCGAAATCGCAGCAAAAGGCGCATTCCGTCAATCAATTCCAAAAGCAGGTGCACAACTTCTTGAACCTATCATGAAAGTTGACGTATTCACGCCAGATGATCACGTTGGTGACGTAATCGGTGACCTTAACCGTCGTCGTGGTATGATCAAAGACCAAGAAGCGGGTACAACTGGTGTTCGCATCAAAGGTGACGTACCTCTTTCAGAAATGTTCGGTTACATCGGAAGTCTACGTACAATGACTTCTGGTCGTGGTCAATTCTCAATGGAATTCTCACACTACATGCCTTGTCCGCAAAACGTTGCTGACGAAGTAATTGCAGCTGAGAAAGAGAAAAAAGCAGCTAAGTAATTAACGCTTAATTACTTATTTGCAAAAAGCCCTGATAGTCTGACTATCAGGGCTTTTTTAATGCTCAATTAAAGGGTACTTAATCGCTGCTAATTAAAATGTATAAGTAAAAGACAGTGCCGCATTTCTAGGTTCAACTGCTGGTGTACCGGGGTCTTCATTGAGCTTTCCTCTTGCCCTTATCGGATACAACCCTCGCTCATCCCAAACATTATGTACGACTAAACGTAGGCTCATTGCACGATTAATATCCCAAGCTATACTCACATTCCCCCAATTAATACCCGTCTCTTTCGAATTAGTCCATGGCGCCCACCAATCTGCCAAACTAATGTGCTGATAGGCAAGTGTCCAGCCTTTATAAAATTTCCACTGTGAACTATATCGCCAAATCGATTCTGGCATGCCATTCGCGTTAATATCATCGGATGTTCCTGCAACTGGTGACTTCATGCCTAGGGCAAAGCCGTCGGCACTGATTACATCATGAGTGCTGTAGGAGATTTGATGCTTCCAGCGAGCTGATTGCCAAATACTGGAGAGTTCTACGCCACGCAATTTAATTTTACCGGGCTGATTAGCATAATAAAAAACGCCTCCCCAACTCCCAATGGTATCGGTTCCTATTGCAGCTTCAGGTGTACCGTTGCGGGTTGATAACGTTAAGATAAAATCTTCAATTTCATTATAAAAAAACACTGCATCAAATTGCCAAAAATCGGATAACTTGCCTTTAATCGCAAACTCATAGTTTTTGAGTGTTTCTGTTTTAGGCGATGGGGCGTTCATTGCAGGGCTGCCATCACTTGAAGACGTCATCCCTGAACCTTCTAGTTGATCTAGATTATCTTCAGACAATAAACCATCTCGTAAAAATCCTCCCGTGTAATGCACACCCGGTGGCCCTCTAAACCCTTTCTGATAGCTAAGCCGATAAACTGTTTCACTTTCCGCTGGCGCAAAACTAACACTTAAACGCGGGGTGAATTCATTACCCCAATGTTCATGGTGATC
This is a stretch of genomic DNA from Flocculibacter collagenilyticus. It encodes these proteins:
- the fusA gene encoding elongation factor G, whose amino-acid sequence is MADLSKYRNIGIFAHVDAGKTTTTERILKLTGKIHKTGEVHDGAATTDFMEQEAERGITIQSAATTCFWKDHRMNIIDTPGHVDFTVEVYRSLKVLDGGVGVFCGSGGVEPQSETNWRYANESEVARLIFVNKLDRLGADFYRVVDQVENVLGANPLVMTLPIGTEDDFVGVVDVLSQKAYVWDDTGLPENYEVVDIPADMVDDAQAYREQLIETAVEQDDELMMAYMEGEEPSLEDIKRCIRKGTRELAFFPTYCGSAFKNKGVQLVLDAVVDYLPSPTEVDAQPLTDKDTGEATGEVATVAVEEPFRALAFKIMDDRFGALTFVRIYSGTVKKGDTILNSFTGKTERVGRMVEMHADDRTELDSAQAGDIIAIVGMKNVQTGHTLCDPKHECTLEPMIFPEPVISISVAPKDKGSTEKMGIAIGKMVAEDPSFVVETDEDSGETILKGMGELHLDIKVDILKRTYGVDLEVGQPQVAYRETITREVEDSYTHKKQSGGSGQFGKIDYRIKPGEPGSGFVFKSTVVGGNVPKEFFPAIEKGFASMMENGVLAGFPVLDVDIELYDGGFHAVDSSAIAFEIAAKGAFRQSIPKAGAQLLEPIMKVDVFTPDDHVGDVIGDLNRRRGMIKDQEAGTTGVRIKGDVPLSEMFGYIGSLRTMTSGRGQFSMEFSHYMPCPQNVADEVIAAEKEKKAAK